gtccagggaaggtttaaacgatgagaaaatataacagaattccaaggaaaatactaaaaacgacaattagattttcccatacaaagtgttcttacctgtcaaacgtttgattaaTGTTCATGTATCCATAATTAGTCTGTGTTGGGTGAGTtcagaaatatacattgaaatttgCAGACCCGGTGTTGCCAAATTAACTACTTTATAGCTAGATCatctataaaatattccttttgatcattaaagtaaaaaataaataatttaaataatacaagtttaacttaatttaatttaacagctgtaacaaatacaaatgacgaagtgtctcagtatcatatgtttacttactactgcatgcaattttgggtaaaaaagctgtcgccattataggttaacattattagtgcaagaaaacattaatatcagatactgcttacaatgccgagaagaaaacgactAACATAGGTCGTccgtcgaagtagatcgaatgtgcggcgagctacctcacgcgctaatcgcactgatgaccagcaagagactgataatgataacagccgtattggtatggcacatttgcgttctacagtaaatcagaatgaagtggataaaCAAAGAACGCAACGAGTTCGGGGACAtggatcacaacagcagcgagcccgggaaaaggaaattgaccgattccgcaaacgcaatgctcctgtgaacctggaacgagcagcattctcctacgatccagaaatcgattatagtgccgacaaatcTGTAACAATTGGGGAAATGTCAATCATTTGTCAACATTGTAAAGCATTAAAAATACAGCGGTGAATCTGCAGGTTTATGTTGTGCTGGCGGTAAAGTAAAATTGCCACAATTGGTCCCACCACCTGATCCGTTATACTCATTAATTTATGGGATGGAAAATGACTCTAAACACTTCTTGgccaacatacaaaaatataacaattgccccaactgcaatgtttttttttattaattattgtggcattgttcaacagctgcggtgtagaaggcgctgtattcattgaattttgaacagttctaagatgccatagcatggcctatactatgatgatgatgcctttataaagttaccggttctgcaatacataattaaggtttaaattaatatggttaagaggtaagtgaaacgaagttcaccgggtcagctagtgtTAGATAAATGAAGGATTATAATGATATTATGTAAATTGATTTAATTGCTCTCCAGAAAGTATACAGTAATTGGGGCACAAGGAATAACTTAATCTGAGGTGTGACGATTTTGAGAATATGAACGTAAAAAAGTAccgaatatatatttttaattgacaaatgtataatatgtagatttgtaaaaatatgcctcctttacattttattgcttatAATTACAATgggattttatttgtaaaataccgATTAACGGGTGGTGGGGGGAGGAGCGATCAAGTAATGCATCTGAAAACTAAAAAGAGTTCATAAGTTATAGAAactacttaaattattttagtggATAAAAAAAGAGATAAATTAGTAACAAAGACAATACAATCTGATagtatcatttttattataaaaaatatctcgTTTTCCCTTTgcactattattattatgtacagaTGTCATAACAGAAAGGATAGAACCAGAAGTCACACTGGATCACTGCTATTCATAGCACATCCTATGGTCAAATGTTGGAACTAGTGTTGAGACACTAGCGAACTCTGTTGACAGCTCCTAGTTATTAATCTCGCCTTGGTTTGAATTATTGCCTTTAGATGTGGTAGTGACAtggatttattagttttttatattgtacttaaaCGAATATAAGAAACGTAACCTTCACCTATTCGTGAGAAATGTGACGTTGATTTATCCCCCTTAGATAACGAGAAGCATTGATTAAGATTTGCATTGTGGATAGCAGTGCCCTACAGCCAGTTTTAACATAATTTCCATCTTACTACCTCGCTATATTGCATTCATGCTGCTGCCACATTGTGTTCTAAATCTCTCTGGAACTGGCAAGGATGTAGAGTAGGTTATGTTGAAATTGAATTTGAGGGATTTTAACTCTAAGCTAACTAAGAATTGAAGACCCAACAACTCTTCCCCAACAGATGTGAGGTGAGACCTGGACCAGAGTTCTTGCTGCGTAGTCACACGTTCCTACCCAACGGAACTTTCCATCTGATAGAGTTCCACTATGGCGACGAGTCCTGCTCCCAACCACTGTACTCGTTGTCAGGATACGGTCAGTTCTGGCCGCGAGGACGATCCTGGCTCGCGCCTGGTGGTACCGACGTCGACTACGCCCTTGCCCGGGTCACCGTCACGGCCCACAATACCGAGGTAAGTCCGTGAAGGACACATATTTGAATGATTTCAGCGTCTACTGAAGAATTCACTGAGTCATAAGGTTTTGAGAATAAATTCCTTGCACCTTGAGTTTATTACAGTGGTTCAAATGCCACTTTTCAAATCCAACAATTCTAGAAGACCTATATAGGAATATATATTAGAGTGATGATTCAATTAACAAGAGCCACTAACTATTCAAAATACAGTAATAAGCATCACTTAACTCGcaaggttcacttctggctggtttataccctccagttgaacctaccactgggcacaacaaaaaccgatgtatcacttaaatctgggtaacttTATGGATGCCCAGAAGCgccacatcactaaccgcaaatgttgagatttgGGGGTGCAAGCATAATTCCCTAGGAGGGGTTTGTTccaagtatcagaggttcttacTAGCCTAAACAATtgtgtgccacctcctgcctgctttgactggaaaggctggttcagagctggccaaCCCTTCTTACGGGGAACATGACTTTAAGATTAGTGCTCCAATTCTTCCTATATAAGAGGCGACctctaccccctaaccttactcatcctcaatatcctatcactccggaagcagtgctaaggttcttacaggactaagtgcaatttattcgcttcttgtcctaagagaacaaaaaaagaagCATCACTATTCAAACAAAAGTTATCATCAATCCCGACTGTGAATTAAATAATCATCACCCTCAAAATGTAGTATTGAAAAGTTGGTTTCAAATATCCACTTGTATGGCTTAagttatactaataatattgtaGGCTACCTAATATCTCAAAGCGTATAATATGTTAGATGGCAGAAAACCTGGCATCCAGGATCAACGCCACTTGTCCCGGCCAAGTACGGAGAAGATGGCGTCCTTACCGAGAGCACGTCATCCTCACTCAACCAGAGCACTGGGGTCCTGACAATTTGTCGCCTCTGGTCGCCTTCAACTCCTTCAGGAAAAGGAACCCTTTGGCTATCAATTCTCTTGGTAAGCTGTCGAACGTCAGTTTATATTTGacaatacatttaacattttcacaaCAGCTTTTCTTATTTGACGATCACTGTTTAGGGAAACACAAGGCGAATTTGATACCGCCTGAGATAATGCAGTGTTTATCTGCTCTGCACGCAACTTTCTATGAAGTTCAGTTGGTGAGGGTTCAGCGGCGACCCCATGGACCTCCGGATCCCCGCCCTCTCTCGCGCCGCCCCTGGCTGGAGCTACTCTTAGGGGATGTTCAATCTAGCTCTGGCCAAAGCTCCAACTATCGACCCACCTCCTTCCAGACTCCTCTCTTGCGTACAGACCAGGTATGGAGGATCCCGTCTTgttattattgtacaaataattatttcatttggaATTCCAAAAGTACTTTCATTAAGGTGCTACAAAATGTCAATATCATCACTTGGTGTGATTGAGGAAACATTTAGTGAAGGAATCATTCCGTACCAAGGACGTAGGCAGcaaggggatccaaggggtccagacccccttcaaattttacattttttcaattactttatagtaaacgaatattattattattatttaattaattcagtattactgaaatgtacttatgaaagatcgttctcaacaaagaaacgggttaagaaccttttaaggaacaaaattgggccttactctctgtccactataggaaaatatcagttgtctggaccccacCCCCCTCAAATTGTTTCTTGGCTACGTTCTtgttccggacatttaccatcgttcagtgatactaaaaatcagtaacactacgtttcgagacctgcaatctgatctcttcctcatgttgataactaacctaacacataactacgaTCTAGGTTTAAGTGAAAAATcacaccagagcgttgtgacacgcataagtcaggtaTCACAACAACCATGTCGTGTATAACCTTCATGCACACTAAAACATTcacttaatgaaaacaaaatactagtttttaaaaGATCATGGTATCAATTGGAATGAATAAGTCAGGAAAATCGTTTTCTTTAAAAAGACATTAATGGAGGCTTTATACATTCAATTAACAGACCAACCGATAGTTGCAAAGTTCTCCGTTTATCTCATAAATTTTCCTTTGGATTTCGTTTCGTCTAAGTGGTTACGAACTATTTGGATACTATCCAAGATATGCTGACTCCGAAGCCACCTCTGGAATTCTCCTTGCTGCCAACTCCCTACTAACTGTTCTTTCTGACCTTGCGGAATGCTCATCTATTTCCATCTGCCTAAAGCGTCCACACCTGTTTAAATAATCCGTCTAAGGCTTAATCCTGGATTAATTAATTGTGTGAACATAAAAGATCTTGTTAATGATAGTGTCTAGTTGTCATATGGAAAATCCGGAGTTGTGTATCTATTACATGTACCagacactttaaaataatttttaaatctaactctaaatatttgtattgtactcatgaaatataaaaacagcgtaaatataaaacttgttttgtaactgaataacaataattatgaataaaaaaaggacatattttttataatctaataagtatttttattatttagcatCTTTATTTATCTTTGAAATCTTAGTAATCAGCTATGACCATTATCtcttgccaatggcgcagtgtagcgggtacaacggttatcgcaggATAACCGgatcaaacaacgtcgagcgtggctgctgcttggatgggtgaccgctgagagatcctgtccttgccagcagcccgcctgcccggccattggtggtggttcggaagtcacctttatgccgttggtccccaggttaagtgttagagacagccctaacttcacctggtaaaataatacatctttacttttactttactttacctcTGATCGGTCTGGGATGATGTGCACTTCGTTTGGATTTAACTCCTCATTAGTTTTACCATGTAACTTCCAAGTGTTAAAATCGCGGTACGCGAGGTTGGGCTGACGTTcacagtaaattatataacatctataattgattattttgtattttatatagtagtaAACTAGAAAAACAGCGCTATTAATGTATCCATATGCAGTCTTTATGATTCCCTAAATGCTGTCGTTAAACTATAGATTATTTTAGCTTTTCATGTCGTCAGTTGGAATCTTTGTTTCTCACTGGAGTCATTCTTTACGGAAGTTACTTTTGATAACCAAAGCAGTTTAGACTTAACGTTTCAGTTACTGTTAGCAaagatatcaatattaaaatacatgcGATATAACAACAATACtgaaataacttatttttgttaGATAGAGTTGGTAAACTAGtgacaatttagtttttttttaactaaaatttagaaCGTGTACTTCATAAACtctttaaagtaattttgaaattattaatgaaGATGCTTTTATgtgaatttattactttatttatttttcctgaattgagggaaataataaaaaataaatactatgttctgtttaaaacactttcttttttactgaatgaattatatttgtttcaatattctgtacttaagtaaatttgtttactacctagaatttcaatttaaaaactatccGATTCAATATTCAATGTCCTGAGTAACCCACTTGAGGTAGATAATCTAAAATACTGATTTACATAATCAATGGTTTAGTTATTCGGAACTATTACCATTTCACTTGTTATAAACCGAAATATATTTCATCTAAAATGGAACAATGTACGGAAGCATTATTGTTTTCCAATTTAAATCATTAGGTGGATCGCAGAAGTAGTGACCAACTGATAGATAACGAGTCGGAGGATGCTTGTTGAATCTCTAAAAGGCCATTCAATAAGGGAACAGTTTCCGAAAAGCGGGTAGTGAATGTCTGACATGTCTTATAAATAGTCAGAAGGTCCTCGATTCCGAATTTGGAACTCCAGAGCAGATGCCGCGCCCATCAATTTCGGCTAGTCCGCCGTTCCGTTTGTCCATCCTTCAGCTGTACCTCGTCTTGTCGGAGGTAATGAGGTACGGCGGATCAGGAGCCGTGTTCGTCTTGTCTGTCTGGGAGACCTTCCTTTTTCTCGTCTGGACTCGAGCATACCCCTGTGCAGAGAGAAGACTACAATGTCACAGAGCAGAGAGGATCTAGAACATCGATGGGAGGTCACACTTTTAATACATGCAataaaaagttcattttcaaGTTTAATTCTGCTAATGTTGACAACGGCTGGACTACTGTATGTTGGGActtttgtaactaatataatcacAGCATTACATCATCAACAACTTATCTATAAATTCTGATTGTCTTTACTGGATGAACCTGGAAATCAACTTACTATTTCGCACTATTCTATCGATGAAACTCATTTAATTATGAATCCTCAGAAATCGGAGTTACATCTTCCTGACACCTCGCTTCATCATTGCTATTAAAATTATGGGTTTTGTTAAAATGAAGCTTTTGAGAAATACCATGCAGGGTAGAGCATTtaatcattttcatttaattttaaaaagattttatttctcaatattaacaACGTTTACAGGaaattgatacaaaaaatcaaacataaGTACAAAACCATCAACCATacaatatttgcttaaaaataaataaataataatataatcttcaaacaacCAAATGAAAACTTAATAATAGAAAAGAACTTAAGAccacaataaaacacaataaaattgtcAGTAAATTGGAACATTCAATAGGCAAAAGCCAGATGAAGGATGCACATTACATCAAACTAACACAGTACAAGAAAACCCGAAGAAGGATTGAACCGCTATATTAATAGTCCatacaaatagtataaaacaatTCATGAATATAGAATAAAAGAGACtaatttgaaataactttaaaaggtATAAAAACGAACTAAAAGGTTCACCATACgatgttattaatttcaaaaagttttcgaACGCACTCGCaatttggaggttaagtggtagagaggacttttaagtcctaacttcgcctctgtaaataaaggcatttttcatttcatttcatttcatttcatttcaattatacaataaaataacaactttctaaacaatttaatggtgctagatgatatattttaatggaaataaaattaaacattcttggagcattaaaatttaaaaaatgtttcaggaATTACATCTAAATATTGCGTGTGAGGGCCTTCTTTTATAATCTTCACTTAGTTACCCACttattaaagattttcttctCAAACGCGACTTGACTCTCAAATTTTGCTACGAAGTTAAAATGTCTACACTATCGTTCTGatttacatcattattattttatggtcTTCAAATAACGAAAACATTTAGATAAGGTTGTTATTTAAAGCAATGTTATAGATCCAGTGGCGTAAGAAAGACTTGGATTTGGGGGAGCataaatctgattgaagagcGCATCACACTGGAGGGGGTTATGGATTAAATcgaaatttttatcttttaggAAGGTCGACTTTGAAGTTAAATcattaattactgtatttaaaataagttggaTTGTTGTTATGTGTATAATTCTTAAATTGGGGGTTTTGGAGAGGGTGGATCTATCCCCTTCATCCACCCAACTTACGCTACTGTCTGGAAACATACTTGCATCCACATAAACTAATTTTTCGTTTGCCTTCCTAAACTAAATTAGCATCCCCTTGATTTCACTAACATCATAGACGTGGACTTTtggaaatttgtgggaaagagcAACGTCCTTGTTGgacttgtaaaattttaatcgTTATTAGCCAGAATTTTGATAAAGTTTCTTCCAAAAACTGACGATGTTGACCTTCTCCAGATAGGTGGATGTGACGTATGCCATGCCGTGTCCAAGGGGTGGGAGAGGGCGCCACCCCAGCTTCTGTCGCAACCCCGATTGCCCCCTCTGCTCGCTGGGGAATGGACTTCCGCACGCTGTGAGAGCCGACCTTTGGGCATCTTCCTCAGCCGCAGACTTCTGGTGATCGGCCATCAGTGGAGTGCCACCTACAGGTTTGTTATAGGATAACCGAGTAAACACACCgatattgaattaaaaactcGTACTGCAAAATAAACCCATTGACTTAATTCTTGAAGCTTTcgcaataaatgtttaaaaaaacccgTGATCCTTAAAGActcataatatttgttaaaactgtaTCTCGGCTGACGTGgcttaaaatttattcaatggCAAATTTGATAAAAGTTTAATTCTTAAATGACGTTTCTTAAGTCACACTTACAATACTTTACTATAAGCCTACATCTAATGATTTTTAAAAGAATTGGTATAGTGGTACTTGCCAAAATACTAAAGCCCTAGTACACTACGAGCCTGAGAAAAATAAGCAATAGCAACAAATACATAAAAGTATCGAAAGAGGTAAGATGGAAACATAAAggattttcaagttttatttgacatttaaactCCCAATCGTGGTTCATGGATCAAAGAGTATATTAGATCCCTGTATCAGCTGTAGCCTTGACCTCGTTCAAAATTACATCGAAATTTCAAGAAACTTTTGCCTTAGTCCATATTTTCTGCAAACTATTCCGTAattgcaaatattatatattttactgtcaggccttaatttagtttcaattctTTTTCCCTAcgacattttgtaaaaatataagattggtatttatatgttttaatattaaagcacaACTTCAATGTAAATCATTCCTAGTTGAAGTAATTTTCCTTCCTAAGTCCAAATTAACAATCTTTCCTGCTTTAAAGCATCTTTTTCAACTTAAGCTATGGGTCTTAGCGAAACTTTCAGATTCTTGACTCCAGGTCTTGTCTGCAGGTTTTTCAGTGACCCCAAATGCACGCAGGCTACTCTCACCGCTTCTGTAAGGGGTCACTTTTCCCAGACACCGGGCCCCTCCAGGGTCCATGGGGCCGCCGACTTCGACTTCCACGTGGAAGGAGCCTCGGTTATCCTGCTGGATCAAGGGCTAAGGGACAGCCTCCAGCGGAGTGGAGGTTGTGGAACGGAGGAGGAGTGGAAGGTTTGTTAGAATCAGAATTGTGTAATGTAAACAAGCTCAGAACTAGCGTGTACGCTAAACTATCGTATACACAATTCAATTGTAACACACATACATACCAAGTTTAAAATGAATTGTAGGACCAGAGAAAAGagagaacaaattttaaaaattaggaaatttatttgCAACTTTTCATGTCTAATAATAATACCATTAAGTTATGAGAGTAATTTAAAAAGGACAGGTAAATTCCCATcgtaaagtgaaattttaaaccaCTTCCATTGCATATTTACAATTCAGTGTCCAGGcaacatacaatttatttcaaagcTGTAATGAATATGGATAAGATGATTTCTTAACACtgtttctaaatttaacttgtaagaaaaattaagaagtgttctaaaataaattgattgttaTTGATAAGTTCGAAATTCGAATTTCGTATATTACTTTGGAgcgtattaatacaaatattaaactagtTAAATACAgcaaagaaaaacatatatatatatatatatatatatatatatatatatatatatatatatatatacgcggagcaagtacttttttgcgattcaatgtttattgaaataaattatatgtatatatatatatatatatatatattgaaacatataattcaatgtgtctaaaaatacattttaatcaatgAAATCGAAAGTAAAAATGAATTAAGGTACTcagtattaaaatagtatttttaatattatggcgcagtgtagtgggtacaacggtaATGggaagataaccggatcaagaaacgtcgagcgtggctgctgcttggatgggtgaccgctgagcgaacctgtccttgcaagcagcccgcctgcccgaccaatggtggtggttcggaagtcacctttaagccgttggtccccaggttaagtgttagagagggcttctttaataaatatctgataaaatagttattgttactgactgttatattatttaattaatttacttttttagttactATCATTACGTGTTATCTTTCTCTTTGTGTTTTTCTCTCAAAATACACCAAGTTCCTCTGCCGTAGGTTGGTGTGCCAAGAGACGTGACCCCCTGGCATGGCTGTTCCCCCTTGGGTCTCCTTGTGCCATCCGTACAGTACGAGCTGGCCCGAGTGGAGATATCCCCACGGGGAACACCTCTGCTATTCCTGGGACAATCGGACGCCAGCAGCGCCCCATGGGGACCTCGCGAGCGCCCTACTGCCTTCCAGCCGCCCTTGGTCCAGTGCTCGGGCGAGCTTCCACTCTTCAGCCACTTCCTAGGATCTTCAGCCATCTCGGGACAGACCAGTTGCCACCAGAAGTCTTTCGCGTCTCTAATATTAACCGTCCTCATAGGAACAATGGTTTCGAGATAGTAGGGAACAGTGTACAATAACATAGTACAGTAACATAGTTCTGGAGACTCCAGTTCTGGTTCGTTGGATTCGTACATTTCACGCAATTCTATTGGTAGAGGTCCCCGCGACAGTAATGAAAAAGATGAAAGCAAAAAGATATTGAtggtctttgtttaaagtttttttttgacgatggaaggattgtgaaagaaacatgattatctggacatttgccatcgttcagtgatacaaaaaatcactaatactacgtttcgaaatcAGACTGCAGatgttatgtgttaggttagtcatttacctgaagaagagattagattgcagatctcgtaacgtagagttactgatttttttt
This region of Homalodisca vitripennis isolate AUS2020 unplaced genomic scaffold, UT_GWSS_2.1 ScUCBcl_1447;HRSCAF=5089, whole genome shotgun sequence genomic DNA includes:
- the LOC124371448 gene encoding protein APCDD1-like gives rise to the protein MLYKRANSVTMCKFATLLLSVLVSCSQSREEPVASDSCGVLEREVSLADLNTEILHPPPLTGKWVSQRCEVRPGPEFLLRSHTFLPNGTFHLIEFHYGDESCSQPLYSLSGYGQFWPRGRSWLAPGGTDVDYALARVTVTAHNTEMAENLASRINATCPGQVRRRWRPYREHVILTQPEHWGPDNLSPLVAFNSFRKRNPLAINSLGKHKANLIPPEIMQCLSALHATFYEVQLVRVQRRPHGPPDPRPLSRRPWLELLLGDVQSSSGQSSNYRPTSFQTPLLRTDQIGGCDVCHAVSKGWERAPPQLLSQPRLPPLLAGEWTSARCESRPLGIFLSRRLLVIGHQWSATYRFFSDPKCTQATLTASVRGHFSQTPGPSRVHGAADFDFHVEGASVILLDQGLRDSLQRSGGCGTEEEWKVGVPRDVTPWHGCSPLGLLVPSVQYELARVEISPRGTPLLFLGQSDASSAPWGPRERPTAFQPPLVQCSGELPLFSHFLGSSAISGQTSCHQKSFASLILTVLIGTMVSR